A single window of Anaerolineae bacterium DNA harbors:
- a CDS encoding Adenosylcobinamide-phosphate guanylyltransferase: MTKLTLVLGGARSGKSRFAQALAGDSEGLVVYIATAQALDSEMEQRVAKHRRERPAHWHTLELPLAVAQGYRQSGFRPSVVLLDCLTLLVSNVILSECPGEEVDAERALAAVDHELEALLALIEQDSARWIIVSNEVGMGLVPPYPLGRVYRDALGIANQRLAAIADQVFWMVAGIPLPLHPYRIQFPDRPDGA, encoded by the coding sequence TTGACAAAATTAACCCTTGTGCTGGGTGGGGCGCGCAGCGGCAAATCTCGCTTTGCTCAAGCCCTGGCAGGTGACTCGGAGGGTCTGGTGGTTTACATCGCTACTGCCCAGGCTCTGGACTCCGAGATGGAGCAGCGGGTGGCAAAACACCGCCGTGAGCGTCCTGCGCATTGGCATACCCTGGAACTCCCCCTTGCAGTAGCGCAGGGTTATCGCCAGAGCGGCTTTAGACCATCTGTCGTCTTGTTGGATTGTCTGACCTTGCTGGTCAGTAATGTCATCCTGAGCGAATGTCCGGGCGAGGAAGTGGACGCCGAAAGAGCGTTGGCGGCTGTTGACCATGAACTCGAAGCCTTGCTGGCGCTCATTGAACAGGACAGCGCCCGGTGGATCATTGTCTCGAATGAGGTGGGTATGGGCCTGGTGCCGCCCTATCCGCTTGGACGGGTGTATCGGGACGCTTTGGGGATTGCCAACCAGCGCCTGGCAGCGATTGCCGATCAGGTGTTCTGGATGGTTGCCGGCATTCCACTTCCCTTACATCCCTACCGTATTCAATTCCCAGATCGCCCGGATGGAGCGTAG